One Nocardia iowensis DNA window includes the following coding sequences:
- a CDS encoding sulfurtransferase yields MARSDVLVSVDWAEENLNAPGVVFVEVDEDTSAYDGGHIEGAVRLDWKKDLQDPVRRDFVNQEQFSDLLSARGIANDDEVILYGGNNNWFAAYAYWYFKLYGHNNVKLLDGGRKKWELDGRPLSTEGVNRPATQYKAAAPDVSIRAFRDEVIAAIGSKNLVDVRSPDEFSGKILAPAHLPQEQSQRPGHIPGAINVPWSKAANEDGTFKSDAELAELYKEAGLDGEKDTIAYCRIGERSSHTWFVLQELLGHSNVKNYDGSWTEYGSLVGAPIELGA; encoded by the coding sequence ATGGCTCGCTCCGATGTCCTGGTCTCCGTGGACTGGGCCGAAGAGAACCTCAACGCCCCCGGCGTCGTCTTCGTCGAGGTAGACGAGGACACCTCCGCCTACGACGGTGGCCACATCGAGGGCGCCGTTCGGCTCGACTGGAAGAAGGACCTGCAGGATCCGGTTCGTCGTGACTTCGTGAATCAGGAGCAGTTCTCCGATCTGCTCTCGGCGCGCGGCATCGCCAACGACGACGAGGTAATCCTGTACGGCGGCAACAACAACTGGTTCGCCGCGTACGCCTACTGGTACTTCAAGCTGTACGGCCACAACAACGTCAAGCTGCTCGACGGTGGCCGCAAGAAGTGGGAGCTCGACGGCCGCCCGCTCTCCACCGAGGGCGTGAACCGCCCGGCCACCCAGTACAAGGCCGCGGCTCCCGATGTGTCGATCCGTGCCTTCCGCGACGAGGTCATCGCCGCCATCGGCAGCAAGAACCTGGTCGACGTCCGCTCGCCCGACGAGTTCTCCGGCAAGATCCTGGCCCCCGCGCACCTGCCGCAGGAACAGAGCCAGCGTCCCGGCCACATCCCCGGCGCCATCAACGTGCCGTGGAGCAAGGCCGCGAACGAGGACGGCACCTTCAAGTCCGACGCCGAACTCGCCGAGCTCTACAAGGAAGCCGGCCTGGACGGCGAGAAGGACACCATCGCCTACTGCCGGATCGGCGAGCGTTCCTCGCACACCTGGTTCGTGCTGCAGGAACTGCTCGGCCACAGCAATGTCAAGAACTACGACGGGAGCTGGACCGAATACGGCTCCCTCGTCGGTGCACCGATCGAGTTGGGAGCGTAA
- a CDS encoding DUF1416 domain-containing protein: MCAAPTQGQAIPAGVDVEKETVITGRVLSTDGQPVGGAFVRLLDGNGDFTAEVVASGTGDFRFFAAPGSWTVRALSSAGNGSAEVRPDGAGIHPVDVAVAK, translated from the coding sequence ATGTGTGCAGCACCTACCCAAGGCCAGGCCATCCCCGCGGGCGTCGATGTGGAGAAGGAGACGGTCATCACCGGCCGCGTCCTGAGCACCGACGGCCAGCCGGTCGGCGGCGCGTTCGTGCGCCTGCTCGACGGCAACGGTGACTTCACCGCCGAGGTCGTCGCCTCGGGCACCGGCGACTTCCGCTTCTTCGCGGCGCCGGGCTCGTGGACCGTGCGGGCGCTCTCCTCGGCCGGAAACGGTTCCGCGGAGGTTCGTCCCGACGGCGCGGGCATCCATCCCGTGGACGTCGCCGTCGCCAAGTAA
- a CDS encoding FABP family protein: MSELASEGSDPAERASEHMNGNAPADSAGRRSGDQAVSEAVERAKATGARNIPVLPDLPLPEDTANLRLGPDLSSSMLALLPMVGVWRGEGEGNDPERGDYRFGQQVIVAHDGGDYLSWESRSWVLDAEGNYGGPDLRESGFWRVGIDGNDEVIELLLTHSTGIVELFYGQALTQSSWELATDVVIRSQSGIVVGGAKRLYGIVEGGDLAYVEERVVADGPLEPRLSARLQRYIG, encoded by the coding sequence ATGAGCGAGCTCGCGAGCGAGGGTTCCGATCCAGCCGAGCGAGCGAGTGAACACATGAACGGCAACGCTCCGGCCGATTCGGCTGGTCGCCGGAGCGGCGATCAAGCCGTGTCCGAGGCCGTCGAGCGGGCGAAGGCGACCGGTGCCCGCAACATTCCGGTGCTACCCGATCTGCCGCTGCCCGAGGACACCGCCAACCTGCGGCTCGGGCCGGATCTGAGCTCCTCCATGCTGGCGCTGCTGCCGATGGTCGGTGTGTGGCGCGGCGAGGGCGAGGGCAATGACCCCGAGCGCGGTGACTACCGGTTCGGCCAGCAGGTCATCGTGGCGCACGACGGCGGCGACTACCTGTCCTGGGAGTCCCGGTCCTGGGTGCTCGACGCCGAGGGCAATTACGGCGGCCCCGACCTGCGCGAGAGCGGCTTCTGGCGGGTGGGCATCGACGGCAACGACGAGGTCATCGAACTGCTGCTCACGCACAGCACCGGCATCGTCGAACTCTTCTACGGCCAGGCGCTCACCCAGTCCTCCTGGGAACTCGCCACCGACGTGGTGATCCGCAGCCAGTCCGGCATCGTCGTCGGCGGCGCGAAGCGGCTGTACGGCATTGTCGAAGGTGGCGACCTCGCCTATGTCGAGGAACGTGTCGTCGCCGACGGGCCGTTGGAGCCGCGGCTGTCGGCTCGACTGCAGCGCTACATCGGTTAG
- a CDS encoding class I SAM-dependent methyltransferase, protein MDGDSQRSRTAEGAAALRAAGARERDPALRNPDNLAEHLIGLRYRLGTRIPPMRAVLLWQIERRMPGLYSYVTARTKHLDELLLTETRSGAKQVVILGAGADSRAYRLSDALGDAQVFEVDHPATGAWKRERLRNLPDAHWDRVGFVAVDFGTGTLDDALADGGVDRAVPTVFLWEGVTPYLTSAEVDATLSAIARFATGSSVVFDYWYRDVFDRPCPYPEGEKFFRGLAARGEPARSGLDPATLADHLAERGLRLIDNAGPRELARHLPGARRPIMSFSAIAHARVP, encoded by the coding sequence GTGGATGGGGACTCGCAGCGGAGCCGTACGGCGGAAGGCGCGGCCGCATTGCGCGCCGCGGGTGCGCGCGAGCGAGATCCAGCGCTACGAAACCCGGACAATCTCGCCGAGCACCTGATCGGTCTGCGATACCGCCTCGGCACCCGTATACCGCCGATGCGGGCAGTGCTGCTGTGGCAGATCGAACGCCGCATGCCGGGGCTGTACTCCTATGTCACGGCACGCACCAAACACCTAGATGAGCTGCTGCTCACCGAAACCCGAAGCGGCGCAAAACAAGTGGTGATCCTCGGGGCCGGAGCGGACAGCAGGGCATACCGACTGTCCGATGCACTCGGTGACGCTCAGGTCTTCGAAGTGGATCATCCCGCGACCGGCGCCTGGAAGCGGGAACGGTTGCGCAACCTGCCCGACGCGCACTGGGATCGCGTCGGTTTCGTCGCGGTCGACTTCGGCACCGGCACCCTCGACGACGCATTGGCTGATGGCGGAGTGGACCGCGCTGTTCCCACGGTCTTCCTCTGGGAGGGCGTCACCCCTTACCTGACATCGGCGGAGGTCGACGCGACCCTGTCCGCGATCGCCCGCTTCGCCACAGGCTCCAGTGTGGTCTTCGATTACTGGTACCGGGACGTCTTCGACCGACCGTGCCCATATCCCGAGGGGGAGAAATTCTTTCGCGGACTGGCCGCACGCGGCGAACCAGCGCGATCCGGCCTCGACCCGGCAACCCTGGCCGACCATCTGGCCGAACGTGGCCTACGGCTCATCGACAACGCCGGACCGCGGGAGCTTGCCCGTCATCTGCCCGGAGCTCGTCGCCCGATCATGAGCTTCTCCGCGATCGCACACGCCAGGGTGCCGTAA
- the cydC gene encoding thiol reductant ABC exporter subunit CydC, with translation MATTAGNTTLLGDLRRMWALLALSRWRVVVAVAWGVLALGSGLGLAALAAWLIARAWQMPPVLDLSIAVVTVRALGISRGLCRYLERLATHDVALRAMATARTTVYRTLARSDLWLRRPTGERRSPASAAEGGGAPAPLRRGDLLVRIGSDIDDLGAVVVRVFVPVAVAVILSAVAIGLLGTISVAAAAILAGALALSGVVAPWLSAKAAREAERAVRADRAEFTAQALTVLDHAAELRVAGRLGAALGAATKAAQRAVAAEDAAAARSAWSAAATPLSIGASVLGALLIGITLYGPSGGAPGAMTPMALAVLVLLPLSAFEAVGPLPAAAQSLTTARAALHRLTQLDGAARDRAATEGVEPGDAVRPHLGARTDAGALESALAQQLPELPPGRRIAVVGPSGAGKTTLLMVWAGLFDTPRPGVTFFAEDAHLFSTSVLENLRVARGDLTAEEAEKALRTVGLGDWLDTLAHGVHTDLIGGAAAVSGGQRRRILLARALVSPARVLLLDEPTEHLEAEAGAQLLRDLLDADSGLVEPDRTVVVVTHQLPPDNRADVIVRVDASAQVTTDFVARAIPTSAHREIPLPTR, from the coding sequence ATGGCCACGACAGCGGGCAACACGACCCTGCTCGGCGATCTGCGCCGGATGTGGGCATTGCTCGCGCTGTCCAGGTGGCGGGTCGTCGTGGCGGTGGCGTGGGGCGTGCTTGCCCTCGGCAGCGGACTGGGGCTGGCGGCGCTGGCCGCGTGGCTGATCGCCCGTGCCTGGCAGATGCCGCCGGTGCTGGACCTGAGTATCGCGGTGGTGACGGTGCGGGCGCTGGGGATCTCGCGTGGCCTGTGCCGGTATCTGGAGCGGCTCGCCACCCACGACGTCGCGCTGCGGGCGATGGCGACGGCGCGCACCACGGTCTATCGGACGCTGGCCCGCTCGGACCTCTGGCTGCGTCGGCCCACCGGTGAGCGGCGGTCGCCCGCTTCCGCAGCGGAGGGTGGCGGTGCTCCCGCGCCGCTGCGGCGCGGCGACCTGCTCGTCCGAATCGGTAGTGACATCGACGATCTCGGTGCCGTCGTGGTGCGGGTGTTCGTCCCCGTCGCGGTCGCCGTCATATTGTCCGCGGTTGCGATCGGCCTGCTCGGCACGATTTCGGTGGCCGCGGCCGCGATCCTGGCCGGGGCACTGGCACTGTCCGGTGTCGTGGCCCCCTGGTTGTCCGCGAAGGCCGCGCGGGAGGCCGAACGGGCGGTGCGCGCGGACCGTGCCGAGTTCACTGCGCAGGCACTCACGGTGCTCGACCACGCGGCGGAACTACGCGTCGCCGGTCGGCTCGGCGCGGCGCTCGGCGCGGCCACCAAGGCGGCACAACGTGCGGTCGCGGCGGAAGACGCGGCAGCGGCACGCAGTGCCTGGTCGGCCGCGGCGACGCCGCTCTCGATCGGCGCGAGCGTGCTGGGGGCCTTGCTCATCGGGATCACCCTGTACGGCCCGTCCGGTGGCGCACCTGGGGCCATGACACCCATGGCGCTCGCCGTGCTGGTTCTGCTCCCGCTGTCGGCGTTCGAAGCCGTCGGCCCGCTGCCCGCGGCGGCTCAGTCGCTGACCACCGCCCGCGCCGCGTTGCATCGGCTGACACAGCTCGACGGTGCGGCCCGGGACCGCGCCGCGACCGAAGGTGTCGAACCAGGGGATGCGGTACGTCCCCATCTCGGCGCACGTACGGACGCTGGAGCATTGGAAAGCGCATTGGCGCAACAACTTCCAGAGCTACCCCCGGGCCGCCGAATCGCGGTGGTCGGCCCGAGCGGTGCCGGAAAAACCACCCTGCTCATGGTCTGGGCCGGGCTCTTCGATACCCCGCGCCCTGGCGTCACGTTCTTCGCCGAGGACGCCCACCTGTTCAGCACCTCCGTGCTGGAGAACCTCCGGGTGGCCCGCGGTGACCTCACTGCGGAGGAGGCCGAAAAGGCTTTGCGCACAGTCGGACTCGGCGATTGGCTGGACACCCTCGCGCACGGAGTGCACACCGACCTGATCGGTGGCGCGGCCGCCGTCTCGGGCGGCCAGCGCCGCCGCATTCTGCTCGCCCGCGCACTCGTGTCACCGGCTCGGGTGCTGCTGCTCGACGAACCGACCGAGCATCTCGAGGCCGAGGCGGGTGCACAGCTGTTGCGCGACCTGCTCGACGCCGACAGCGGACTGGTCGAACCCGATCGAACTGTGGTGGTCGTCACACATCAGCTGCCGCCGGACAACCGCGCCGACGTAATCGTCCGGGTCGACGCATCGGCGCAGGTGACGACCGATTTCGTGGCTCGGGCGATACCCACTTCCGCCCACCGCGAAATTCCGTTGCCGACCCGCTGA
- a CDS encoding ABC transporter ATP-binding protein/permease, whose product MARPPVDPRLWRYAHSARRYLALSVALSLVITGSIVVAAVMLARVLAGVVTDPGRRTLGAWTTELLVLALAIGCRVLATWLQSRLAHRAGAGVVAELETAVLTAGARLTPRELETRRTELAVVVGTGLSGLRGYLVGYVPALLLALLVPPIVLAVIAMHDPISGLIVVVTLPLIPIFMILIGLLTQGRAEATLAATTRLSDQLLDLFAGMPTLRALGRETGAAESGREGTDSGTGSGTATASSATGVANSADARPGTMAPRVRELGDALRQRTMRALRIAFLSSMVLEMLATLSVALIAVSIGLRLVFGEMGLYAGLVALVLAPEVYLPLRMVGERFHAAQDGMAAADKAFAVLESAPGTTVSGGTAAPRFAGVVELRDLSVRARNGFAPEALTAQLRPGAVTVLSGPNGSGKSTAVQAILGLLEPDRGSVTVDGIDVREVDQDEWWSRVAWLPQRPVLVPGTLRENLELFGAKAEYPAAHGPARVVDDLEAACVATGFDTVLAELPDGWDTVVGPGGVGLSLGQRQRLALTRVLAADRPVLLLDEPTAHLDSESEAAVLTALKQRARDGATVIVIGHRPTVLAAGDHIVPVHATADDLTEVGI is encoded by the coding sequence ATGGCCCGCCCGCCCGTCGACCCGCGCCTGTGGCGGTACGCCCACTCGGCCCGCCGCTACCTGGCGCTGAGTGTCGCACTGTCGCTGGTGATCACCGGCTCGATCGTGGTCGCGGCGGTCATGCTGGCCCGGGTGCTGGCCGGGGTCGTCACCGATCCCGGCCGGCGCACGCTCGGTGCGTGGACGACGGAACTGCTGGTGCTCGCGCTCGCCATCGGCTGCCGGGTGCTCGCCACCTGGCTGCAATCGCGGCTCGCGCACCGGGCGGGCGCGGGCGTGGTGGCGGAGCTCGAAACCGCCGTGCTCACCGCGGGCGCCCGGCTGACGCCACGCGAACTCGAAACCCGCAGAACCGAACTCGCGGTCGTGGTCGGCACCGGCCTGTCCGGACTGCGCGGCTACCTCGTCGGCTATGTTCCGGCCCTGCTGCTCGCCCTGCTGGTGCCGCCGATCGTGCTCGCGGTCATCGCGATGCACGATCCGATTTCCGGGCTCATCGTGGTTGTCACGTTGCCGCTGATTCCGATCTTCATGATCCTGATCGGCCTGCTGACCCAGGGGCGTGCCGAGGCCACGCTCGCTGCCACCACCCGGCTTTCGGATCAGTTGCTCGACCTGTTCGCGGGGATGCCGACACTGCGAGCCCTCGGCCGCGAGACGGGTGCGGCGGAATCTGGGCGCGAGGGTACGGACTCGGGGACCGGAAGCGGTACTGCCACGGCAAGTTCCGCGACGGGCGTGGCGAATTCGGCGGACGCGCGGCCGGGCACGATGGCACCACGCGTGCGCGAGCTCGGCGACGCGCTGCGGCAGCGGACCATGCGGGCGCTGCGGATCGCGTTCCTGTCCTCGATGGTGCTGGAAATGCTCGCGACGTTGAGCGTGGCGCTGATCGCGGTGTCCATCGGACTGCGGTTGGTGTTCGGCGAGATGGGCCTGTACGCGGGCCTGGTTGCCCTGGTGCTGGCCCCCGAGGTGTATCTGCCGCTGCGGATGGTGGGGGAGCGATTCCACGCCGCACAGGACGGAATGGCGGCCGCCGACAAGGCCTTTGCCGTCCTCGAGTCCGCACCGGGAACAACAGTGTCCGGTGGCACAGCGGCACCGCGATTCGCGGGGGTCGTCGAACTGCGCGACCTGTCCGTCCGAGCGCGCAACGGCTTTGCGCCCGAGGCATTGACGGCACAGTTGCGGCCCGGTGCTGTCACGGTGCTTTCCGGTCCGAACGGCAGCGGGAAATCGACGGCGGTGCAAGCCATTCTGGGTTTGCTCGAGCCGGATCGTGGATCGGTGACCGTCGACGGCATCGATGTGCGCGAAGTGGATCAGGACGAATGGTGGAGCCGCGTGGCATGGCTGCCGCAGCGCCCCGTCCTGGTGCCGGGCACGCTGCGCGAAAACCTCGAACTGTTCGGCGCGAAGGCCGAGTATCCGGCCGCGCACGGACCGGCCCGCGTGGTCGATGATCTCGAAGCCGCCTGTGTCGCCACCGGATTCGATACGGTGCTGGCCGAGCTGCCCGATGGCTGGGACACCGTGGTCGGTCCTGGCGGCGTCGGCCTCTCGCTCGGTCAGCGCCAACGGCTCGCGCTGACCAGGGTGCTCGCCGCGGACCGTCCGGTCCTGCTGCTCGACGAGCCGACCGCCCATCTCGACTCCGAGAGTGAAGCCGCCGTGCTCACCGCCCTGAAGCAGCGTGCCCGTGACGGCGCGACGGTGATCGTGATCGGCCACCGCCCAACGGTTCTCGCCGCAGGCGATCATATTGTTCCCGTGCACGCCACAGCAGACGATCTGACCGAGGTGGGGATCTGA